Proteins from a genomic interval of Enterococcus faecium:
- a CDS encoding helix-turn-helix domain-containing protein, translating to MIKVDGALLKEYRKKKGLTQVQLAEGICEQATVSNIENKNMSPGINILSALCKKLNVEISDILVETEEDKIRKKINEIQSLNSVSKYQESYKILQTIDQEKVSNSDLLNQILFYQGLLDHLYAKKPDAALFYFNQVLEQTTETDIHHLQAAANVAMIYLSKGELDFAKVYVERTLKILSETDFDNLMVCIVYYDIATYYRKIEDYDKAIQLCEKGIEYNKKHKSTYALEYLLYEIASCHKQLGEDDYLERYMDAKKIARFNGNDYAVKVIENDLK from the coding sequence TTGATTAAAGTAGATGGAGCATTACTAAAAGAATACCGAAAGAAAAAGGGGTTAACACAAGTACAATTAGCAGAAGGCATTTGTGAACAAGCAACTGTCAGCAATATCGAAAACAAGAATATGTCGCCAGGCATCAATATCTTAAGTGCGCTTTGCAAAAAGCTGAATGTCGAGATCTCCGATATATTAGTAGAAACAGAAGAAGACAAAATCAGGAAAAAAATAAATGAGATTCAATCATTGAATTCTGTATCAAAATACCAAGAATCTTATAAAATTTTACAAACGATCGATCAGGAAAAAGTAAGTAATTCTGATCTTTTAAATCAAATTTTATTTTATCAAGGACTGCTTGATCATCTTTATGCGAAAAAACCAGATGCAGCATTATTTTATTTTAATCAAGTGTTGGAACAAACGACCGAAACAGATATCCATCACTTACAAGCAGCTGCAAACGTGGCAATGATCTACTTGTCAAAAGGAGAATTAGATTTTGCGAAAGTTTATGTGGAGCGTACACTTAAAATATTGAGTGAGACTGATTTTGATAATCTGATGGTCTGCATTGTATATTATGATATCGCCACCTATTACCGTAAAATCGAGGATTATGATAAAGCAATCCAATTATGTGAGAAGGGTATTGAGTATAATAAGAAACATAAATCGACTTATGCATTGGAATACTTGCTTTATGAAATTGCTTCTTGCCATAAGCAATTAGGAGAAGATGATTATTTAGAAAGATATATGGACGCAAAAAAAATAGCGCGTTTCAACGGAAATGATTACGCGGTAAAGGTGATTGAAAACGACCTGAAATAA
- a CDS encoding glycosyltransferase: protein MKTILFAPAVFNLAETTRMIEVAKAMKDRYYCVFFGFSKTFAPLITESGFEYHLLAPILTKKQEEQIIKFDQLRTLKNPFTKEMVASRITSEQSLIAKFEPRLIVTGSNVTIFLSARNKKIPLVYVKPYALSEPFFQSEHALMPHELRFFGPLSNPLWHWTKKRIVNTRWIPNAFKHAAQKEMLPLPKTSLQMMDADLNLITTPKLFLEEEQLPENYRIVGPIFAKLSTSLPEEVLTFIQRKQQERKRIIYFAMGSSGNPRMLRKILFFLQKQPDLAVIAPIDYLLDDIQSDSEDLLITEYLSSHLLHEFIDFSFIHGGEGTVQTACESGKPFIGVGMQFEQSCNIDYCVKYGNAIALTKPVTERKLQIALREVSSPKIRQQARTLQAVFPINGPQQAIQEIETFLSNHPI from the coding sequence ATGAAGACAATTCTTTTTGCTCCTGCAGTATTCAATTTAGCTGAGACAACACGAATGATTGAGGTTGCCAAAGCTATGAAAGACCGTTATTACTGTGTATTCTTTGGCTTTTCTAAAACTTTTGCTCCTTTGATCACAGAAAGTGGCTTTGAGTATCATTTACTAGCGCCGATCCTTACGAAAAAACAAGAAGAACAAATCATAAAATTTGACCAGTTGCGTACACTTAAAAACCCTTTTACCAAAGAAATGGTTGCCTCTCGTATCACTAGTGAACAGAGTCTGATTGCTAAGTTTGAGCCTCGACTGATTGTGACAGGTTCGAATGTGACAATTTTTTTATCGGCCCGCAATAAAAAGATTCCTTTAGTATATGTTAAACCCTATGCTTTGAGTGAACCTTTTTTTCAATCAGAGCATGCGCTGATGCCCCACGAGTTACGTTTCTTCGGCCCTTTAAGCAATCCCCTTTGGCACTGGACAAAAAAGCGTATAGTAAATACCCGATGGATCCCCAATGCCTTCAAACACGCTGCACAAAAAGAAATGCTTCCTTTACCAAAAACAAGTTTACAAATGATGGATGCTGATCTAAATCTCATCACAACGCCTAAACTATTTTTGGAAGAAGAACAGCTGCCGGAAAATTATCGAATCGTTGGTCCAATTTTTGCTAAGCTCAGTACTTCCTTGCCTGAAGAAGTGCTAACTTTTATACAGCGAAAGCAACAAGAAAGAAAACGTATTATCTATTTCGCAATGGGTAGTTCAGGCAATCCGCGTATGTTACGCAAAATTTTGTTCTTCTTACAAAAACAACCGGATCTAGCGGTTATTGCACCTATTGACTATCTGCTTGATGACATTCAATCTGACTCAGAAGATCTTTTAATAACAGAATATCTGTCTAGTCATCTTTTGCATGAATTCATTGATTTTTCTTTTATCCACGGCGGGGAAGGGACCGTCCAAACTGCCTGTGAATCCGGCAAACCGTTTATCGGTGTGGGGATGCAATTTGAGCAAAGCTGTAATATTGACTATTGTGTAAAATACGGAAACGCAATCGCCCTCACAAAACCAGTGACTGAAAGAAAACTGCAGATTGCTCTGCGCGAAGTTTCTTCACCCAAGATTCGTCAGCAGGCACGCACGCTGCAAGCCGTTTTTCCAATAAATGGTCCACAACAAGCAATTCAAGAAATCGAAACCTTCCTGAGCAACCACCCAATATAG